Proteins co-encoded in one Gracilimonas sediminicola genomic window:
- a CDS encoding YybH family protein — MKSFIKIFAVLVFLSGTVMAQTNQKETKVLEALDNFKTAIIENDSEAASNVMADDVLILEGSGLETEEEYLSHHFHSDGKFLKAMNREILTQKISIEGNTAWVSTVSSMKGTYSEREIDLTSLELAVLKKEGSGWKIAAIHWSSR, encoded by the coding sequence ATGAAATCCTTTATAAAAATATTCGCTGTTCTTGTGTTTTTATCAGGAACCGTGATGGCTCAAACAAACCAAAAAGAAACCAAGGTTTTAGAAGCACTTGACAACTTTAAAACCGCCATTATTGAAAATGATTCTGAGGCCGCATCAAATGTAATGGCTGATGATGTCTTGATACTGGAAGGCAGCGGACTGGAAACGGAGGAAGAATATCTTTCCCATCACTTTCACTCTGATGGTAAATTTCTGAAGGCTATGAACCGTGAGATACTAACTCAAAAAATCAGCATTGAGGGGAATACAGCATGGGTAAGCACGGTTAGCTCCATGAAAGGAACGTATTCTGAGAGAGAAATTGACCTGACCTCACTTGAACTGGCTGTATTGAAAAAGGAAGGTTCGGGTTGGAAGATAGCAGCCATTCACTGGTCATCCCGATAA
- a CDS encoding DUF2231 domain-containing protein, whose amino-acid sequence MYLFITPDWAPNIHPLIVHFPIALLVTAALANFVSLFIQEKWWDETKSTILYVAGTLFAGITYYSGTLAADSVFLPTEAQSVLSEHADWAEYLLWFFVIYTLLRIAFHWFDLFEKKSFKIIAFITVLPGLFMVFETAEYGGKMVYGYGAGTGQLLQQEESAPSEVTDSTTVPSSFISKDNGDWTWEINSNSVSDLITNFHWVEGSLQALKPTITSSGNPLLQLQASGQANLFVTHQSYQNIQVDYYLNLDDLDGEIELIHHLQDANNYDFVSLNSDGIIRQGRIQNGETIIFEEGTYETDGLLFLRVVADETHFRGYINREMKVHGHGDVPESGAVGIKLVGSGSLLISKIEMTQL is encoded by the coding sequence ATGTACCTATTTATTACGCCCGATTGGGCTCCCAACATTCACCCACTGATCGTTCATTTTCCCATTGCGCTATTAGTGACGGCTGCATTGGCTAATTTTGTATCCCTTTTTATTCAAGAAAAATGGTGGGATGAAACAAAGAGTACCATCCTTTATGTAGCAGGCACGCTGTTCGCCGGGATCACCTACTATAGTGGTACATTAGCTGCAGATAGCGTCTTTTTACCTACAGAAGCTCAATCGGTACTAAGTGAGCATGCTGACTGGGCGGAGTACCTGCTTTGGTTCTTTGTTATATACACTCTATTGAGAATCGCCTTTCATTGGTTTGATCTTTTTGAAAAAAAGAGCTTTAAGATCATTGCATTCATTACAGTGCTTCCGGGATTATTTATGGTGTTTGAAACCGCGGAGTATGGTGGTAAAATGGTATATGGATATGGAGCCGGAACCGGTCAATTATTACAACAAGAAGAATCAGCCCCATCTGAAGTCACCGACAGTACTACTGTTCCATCCTCTTTTATTTCAAAAGATAATGGAGACTGGACCTGGGAGATCAACTCAAATTCAGTCAGTGACCTCATCACTAATTTTCACTGGGTGGAAGGTTCTTTACAGGCATTAAAGCCAACTATAACTTCGAGTGGCAATCCGCTACTACAGCTTCAAGCTTCCGGGCAAGCGAATCTATTTGTTACCCATCAATCATACCAAAACATACAAGTTGATTACTACCTCAATCTGGATGATTTAGATGGAGAAATAGAACTCATTCATCACCTGCAGGATGCAAATAATTATGATTTTGTTTCACTGAATTCGGATGGGATTATTCGTCAGGGCAGAATCCAAAACGGTGAAACCATCATTTTTGAAGAAGGCACCTATGAAACCGATGGTCTGTTATTTCTACGTGTAGTGGCAGATGAGACTCATTTTCGCGGATACATTAACAGAGAAATGAAAGTTCACGGTCACGGAGATGTTCCCGAAAGTGGGGCAGTGGGTATAAAATTAGTTGGCAGTGGATCTCTTCTCATATCTAAAATTGAAATGACGCAACTCTAA